A region from the Brassica napus cultivar Da-Ae chromosome C8, Da-Ae, whole genome shotgun sequence genome encodes:
- the LOC106412771 gene encoding uncharacterized protein LOC106412771 — protein MGSIKEQDEVALSQNTIAVKGFALALLLVMVEAVPSLTEVVQEICSSSESDSDEIDGNGRDIFTKKKTLNPAHARNVDKRCIAHVNSLLNEDSTRSIDEANLGWSDEEQDSKVENLVACINANHQFTTSLFRGVVRQTDVERMRESCKSTCKSRKATYVHSHGQNIEPGNIVGLVMEKIKPQLAYMEDKINLSCARVDGMEGKVVVQVKDMFVKFKEEMIISVTEKVRAMFKDEGSVHRRPSHIPTAAPIEVPGPATVIASVDDANAITIGNDENLTPSKKDPVAPGFVCGSPEAETCAQSANSQNRGRQNVFHESLEGNKRQRENPTGEPSFSLCLTQEEQNQGEEHIFVPDVPERECISLTKVDDNIEEGQVSRKSKRHKTVPSGLVDDYQCGRHIMSRVREAQKYIFVIDDQSDMTRKYAQLSVKLREKFVVNVAGLAVYAKDIQLILERPRLLSTKVMDILIRVSCLAVCPNLPPEGSRSAAFLDTKFVISINKTYPKFLKSRNKEAYMFPKGLRDIFPSKDDPKVHQIRYYFPFNVGTKHWVVICFDARTGVLTVLDCNATLYKDSSVEKYIKSILQMLPYLARYVGETVGAEPVIQCYDVARPKSVAHNKNPADSGLMAMLLMATHAIYGIEACKSISHEVLEEEGRRAAIWRMSLRSSCRRAPWLMFYLV, from the exons TAGATGGAAATGGTCGTGATATATTTACTAAGAAAAAAACTCTTAACCCCGCACACGCCCGAAATGTGGACAAGCGATGCATT GCACATGTTAATTCGCTTCTAAATGAGGATAGTACTCGGTCAATTGACGAAGCCAATTTAGGTTGGTCTGACGAAGAGCAAGATTCGAAAGTTGagaaccttgtagcatgcatCAACGCAAATCATCAGTTTACAACTTCTTTATTTCGCGGTGTGGTTAGGCAGACGGATGTGGAGCGAATGCGAGAGTCATGTAAATCGACTTGTAAGTCAAGGAAAGCAACATATGTCCACTCGCATGGTCAAAACATTGAACCCGGTAATATCGTTGGGCTTGTGATGGAGAAAATCAAACCTCAGTTAGCTTACATGGAGGATAAGATTAACTTGTCATGTGCGAGGGTTGATGGAATGGAAGGAAAAGTTGTTGTACAAGTGAAGGATATGTTTGTTAAGTTCAAAGAGGAGATGATAATATCTGTTACTGAAAAGGTTCGTGCAATGTTTAAGGACGAGGGGTCTGTTCATCGTCGCCCTTCTCACATTCCAACGGCAGCTCCGATAGAAGTACCAGGTCCAGCTACAGTTATTGCTTCCGTAGATGATGCAAATGCAATTACTATTGGAAAT gACGAGAATCTAACTCCATCAAAGAAAGACCCTGTTGCTCCCGGATTTGTTTGTGGTAGTCCGGAAGCAGAGACATGTGCACAATCAGCCAATAGCCAGAATCGTGGACGCCAAAATGTGTTTCACGAAAGTTtg GAGGGTAATAAGAGGCAACGTGAAAACCCGACTGGTGAACCTTCGTTCTCCCTTTGTTTAACTCAGGAAGAGCAGAATCAGGGGGAAGAACATATTTTCGTACCAGACGTTCCTGAACGGGAATGTATTTCTCTCACTAAAGTTGATGACAACATTGAAGAAGGTCAAGTATCACGGAAAAGTAAGAGGCACAAAACGGTTCCTTCAGGTCTTGTTGACGATTATCAATGTGGTCGTCACATTATGTCGCGAGTTAGAGAAGCACAGAAGTACATATTTGTAATTGATGATCAATCTGACATGACAAGGAAGTATGCCCAGCTGTCTGTTAAATTGAGGGAGAAGTT CGTTGTTAACGTTGCTGGACTTGCCGTTTATGCTAAAGACATTCAACTTATTCTTGAGAGGCCACGTCTTTTGTCCACAAAG GTTATGGATATTCTTATACGAGTTTCATGTCTTGCGGTCTGTCCTAACCTCCCTCCAGAAGGTTCCCGTAGTGCTGCATTTCTTGATACAAAATTTGTGATTTCGATAAACAAGACGTATCCGAAGTTTCTTAAGAGTCGAAATAAAGAGGCATATATGTTTCCGAAAGGGTTGAGGGATATTTTTCCTTCTAAAGATGATCCCAAGGTTCACCAAATAAGGTACTACTTTCCATTCAATGTTGGGACGAAACATTGGGTTGTGATTTGTTTTGATGCTCGTACTGGGGTTCTTACTGTTCTGGATTGCAATGCGACACTGTACAAGGATAGTTCCGTCGAGAAGTATATCAAGTCCATTTTGCAGATGTTACCATATCTTGCTAGATATGTTGGTGAAACCGTCGGAGCAGAGCCCGTTATTCAGTGTTATGATGTTGCAAGGCCTAAATCTGTTGCACATAATAAAAATCCAGCTGATTCGGGATTAATGGCAATGCTGTTAATGGCCACACATGCTATCTATGGCATTGAAGCGTGTAAAAGTATAAGTCATGAAGTGCTCGAAGAAGAAGGTAGGAGGGCTGCCATTTGGCGTATGAGTTTAAGGAGCAGCTGTAGACGAGCCCCATGGTTGATGTTTTACTTAGTATAA